AGTGTCACGGCAAAATCGCATAAGGTTTGATGAATCGTTGCGGTAACATATGTCTGCTGCGTTGATGGTACTCACTTACTGACGTAAGCTCCGTGCCATCTCCTTGCATTCATAGCGTTACAGCTTAGCTTCATGCAAACTTATGAAACTAATTAAGAGTCGCTTAGGCGGCTCTTTTGCTATCTGAAGTTCCTAGAACTTAGCTACGAGTATCCAGAGCGGACGTTGTTCTAGGAACTAAGATCGATAACCAAGGAGTTTTTATGAAAAGAATTCATATCGTTGCGGGGATTATCTTTAACCAAGATAAGTCTCAAGTTTTTATTACCAAACGTCCGGATGACAAGCACAAAGGCGGCTTGTGGGAATTTCCCGGCGGTAAAGTGGAGCAAGGAGAAACTATCGAGCAGGCAATGATTCGCGAGTTGGAAGAAGAGATTGGCATCGTCACGACTGAGCAACAGACCTTTGAACATTTAGAGTTTGACTATGTGGATAAGGCGCTGAAGTTTGATTTTATTACTGTGA
The sequence above is drawn from the Vibrio sinaloensis genome and encodes:
- the mutT gene encoding 8-oxo-dGTP diphosphatase MutT; this translates as MKRIHIVAGIIFNQDKSQVFITKRPDDKHKGGLWEFPGGKVEQGETIEQAMIRELEEEIGIVTTEQQTFEHLEFDYVDKALKFDFITVTQFEGEPYGKEGQQGQWVAVSTLNDYPFPEANVPIVERVIKEFA